The following are encoded in a window of Ranitomeya variabilis isolate aRanVar5 chromosome 8, aRanVar5.hap1, whole genome shotgun sequence genomic DNA:
- the RBM15B gene encoding putative RNA-binding protein 15B, producing the protein MSGHALSPAPPDDVRRSPSRLIVEDGGRNLSAFSPHRESGSSMKRQSERGESSPGRAKRARERREEAGSGHHKSSGRRERPNQAGASSSSSSSSRRPRDNPPPRPLLLPSQADVPEYKTLLISNLGSALPEPLLEDWLFRHFQRFGEISVKLSHTPDLGRVAYINFRRPAEARQARHAKLRPLLYDRPLTVEPVFTQQPSRPLPLSRAALPAPRHLLLPPALSASSGSSASAEAYYQSLYEERARGATDDNEQLAPEDDHRATRNLFIGNLDYTVSEPDLRRAFDKYGPIEEVVIKRPLRNQGAAYAFLKFQNLDMAHRAKLAMSGRLLGRNAMKIGYGKANPSTRLWVGGLGPNTSLAALAREFDRFGSIRTVDYVKGDSFAYIQYESLDAAQAACTQMRGFTLGDRRLRVDFANVTPEEAAAAAAASRYAPIQPTPYPLPLSYELLQSEAYSRHRAALEPDLRVRDRTPPHLLYSDRERPFVEAGWLNSERRSAGQGVRSRSGDRGGGSSSKSREERRRRRSLSGDRGRPRIERSPERPRRDLSDREPSTPPSPPHNHRTPAQDKPRPPTPEPPQPRRNHHPRPPEPPAERPSSPVVEKGRTLPPVWCGHLVLKNSCFPTYLHFLEGDRDVPAALLRDRTAPGAGSLTQLKIAQRLRLDQPKLEEVTRRVRLGTTGGYAVLVAIQSPQNEGVMPGESGLQRRLLRNLVSYLKQKQAAGVISLPVGASSKGRDPSGMLYAFPPCDFHQLYQQSAQRAVGKLEENMIIVLVKDNA; encoded by the coding sequence ATGTCGGGCCACGCCCTGTCCCCGGCGCCCCCTGATGACGTCAGGCGTTCTCCCTCTCGACTCATTGTGGAAGATGGCGGCCGCAATCTGAGCGCGTTTTCCCCGCACCGCGAGTCCGGGAGCAGCATGAAGCGGCAGAGCGAACGAGGGGAGTCCAGTCCCGGTCGCGCTAAGCGGGCTCGGGAGCGGCGGGAGGAGGCCGGCAGCGGACACCACAAGAGCTCTGGGCGGCGGGAGAGGCCCAACCAGGCCGGGGCCTCgtcgtcgtcgtcctcctcctcccgGCGGCCCCGCGACAACCCCCCGCCCCGGCCGCTGCTGCTGCCCAGCCAGGCGGACGTGCCGGAGTACAAGACGCTGCTGATCAGTAACCTGGGCTCGGCGCTGCCGGAGCCGCTGCTGGAGGACTGGCTCTTCCGACATTTCCAGCGCTTCGGGGAGATCAGCGTGAAGCTGTCGCACACCCCGGACCTGGGCCGAGTGGCCTACATCAACTTCCGGCGGCCGGCGGAGGCGCGTCAGGCCCGGCACGCCAAGCTGCGGCCCCTGCTGTACGACCGGCCGCTGACGGTGGAGCCGGTGTTCACCCAGCAGCCCAGCCGGCCCCTGCCCCTGAGCCGCGCCGCCCTGCCGGCCCCCCGCCACCTGCTGCTGCCCCCCGCCCTGAGCGCGTCCAGCGGCAGCAGCGCCTCGGCCGAGGCCTACTACCAGAGCCTGTACGAGGAGCGGGCCCGCGGGGCCACCGACGACAACGAGCAGCTGGCCCCCGAGGACGACCACCGGGCCACCCGCAACCTGTTCATCGGCAACCTGGACTACACCGTGTCCGAGCCCGACCTGCGCCGAGCCTTCGACAAGTACGGCCCCATCGAGGAGGTGGTGATCAAGCGGCCGCTCCGCAACCAGGGCGCCGCCTACGCCTTCCTCAAGTTCCAGAACCTGGACATGGCGCACCGGGCGAAGCTGGCGATGAGCGGCCGCCTGCTAGGGAGGAACGCCATGAAAATCGGCTATGGCAAAGCCAATCCCAGCACGCGCCTCTGGGTGGGGGGCCTGGGCCCGAACACCTCCCTGGCCGCCCTTGCCCGTGAGTTTGATCGATTTGGGAGCATCCGCACCGTGGACTACGTGAAGGGCGACAGCTTCGCTTACATCCAGTACGAGAGCCTGGACGCTGCGCAGGCCGCCTGCACCCAGATGCGGGGCTTCACGCTCGGGGACCGCCGGCTCCGTGTGGACTTTGCAAATGTGACACCAGAGGAAGCGGCCGCAGCGGCAGCAGCGTCCCGCTATGCGCCCATCCAGCCCACTCCGTACCCGCTGCCTCTCTCCTATGAACTGCTACAATCTGAGGCCTACAGCCGCCACCGGGCAGCACTGGAGCCCGATCTCCGGGTCCGAGACCGGACACCCCCACACCTTCTCTACTCTGACCGGGAGAGGCCCTTCGTGGAGGCGGGCTGGCTGAACTCTGAGCGTCGCAGTGCTGGGCAGGGTGTGCGCAGCCGCAgcggagacagaggaggaggcagcagctcaAAGAGCCGCGAGGAGAGACGGCGGCGGCGCAGCTTGTCCGGGGACAGAGGGCGGCCCAGAATAGAGCGCAGTCCAGAGCGTCCCAGGAGGGACCTGTCTGACCGAGAGCCAAGCACCCCTCCATCACCGCCTCACAACCACCGAACCCCAGCACAGGACAAGCCCCGTCCCCCAactcctgagccaccgcagcctcgGAGGAACCACCACCCGAGACCACCAGAACCCCCTGCAGAAAGGCCATCCTCACCAGTGGTGGAGAAAGGACGGACGCTGCCGCCCGTCTGGTGTGGTCACCTGGTGCTGAAGAACAGCTGTTTTCCTACCTACCTTCACTTTTTGGAGGGAGATCGTGATGTGCCGGCAGCCCTCCTCAGAGACCGCACTGCCCCCGGAGCTGGGAGCCTGACACAGCTTAAAATCGCTCAGAGACTCCGGCTCGACCAGCCGAAACTAGAGGAGGTGACCCGCCGGGTGAGGCTGGGCACCACAGGAGGCTATGCTGTACTTGTCGCCATCCAGTCTCCTCAGAACGAAGGGGTGATGCCTGGGGAGTCCGGATTACAGCGTCGCCTGCTCAGGAACTTGGTCTCTTACCTAAAACAGAAGCAGGCGGCCGGGGTTATTAGCCTCCCTGTGGGGGCGAGCAGCAAAGGCAGGGACCCCAGCGGCATGCTCTACGCCTTCCCCCCCTGTGACTTCCACCAGCTGTACCAGCAGAGCGCCCAGCGAGCTGTGGGCAAGCTAGAGGAGAACATGATTATTGTGTTGGTAAAAGACAATGCCTGA